A single region of the Anomaloglossus baeobatrachus isolate aAnoBae1 chromosome 2, aAnoBae1.hap1, whole genome shotgun sequence genome encodes:
- the IQCC gene encoding IQ domain-containing protein C isoform X2 — translation MMAGEEAAARVLQAHIRGFLVRRNLHRVHQEYLDVVREIEGEDIALYPGKWLLSIPQLDRRYKPKPGVQKRKDDPMENLDIIEDVSFIQRTKSERKDSFTDTVSARIDNYVTQTDSPVQEASHTGTDTPVREASHIGTDTPVREASHIGTDTPVQEASHIGTDTPVREASHIGTDTPVQEASHIGTDTPVRDASHIGTDTPVREASHIGTDTPVREASHIGTDTPVREASHIGTDTPVREASHTGTDTPVRDASHTGTDTPVRDASHTGTDTPVRDASHTGTDTPVRDASHTGTDTPVRDASHTGTDTPVRDASHTGTDTPVRDASHTGTDTPVRDASHTGTDTAVRDASHTGTDTAVRDASHTGTDTPVRDASHTGTATSVLEISHKGTDVPVREASRGNEVLRTYKCDMEHCIPHSDSVMSSIQRLEQRRDCSLWCEENVNIAYLLMLFCT, via the exons ATGATGGCGGGGGAAGAAGCCGCTGCGAGAGTCTTGCAG GCACACATCCGTGGTTTTCTGGTCCGTCGGAATCTACACAGAGTGCATCAGGAATATTTGGATGTAGTGCGAGAGATTGAAGGAGAAGACATTGCCCTCTACCCTGGAAAGTGGCTTCTATCAATCCCACAGTTG GATAGAAGATACAAACCAAAGCCTGGTGTGCAGAAAAGGAAGGATGACCCGATGGAGAACCTAGACATAATAGAGGACGTCTCTTTTATTCAGAGAACTAAATCAGAAAGGAAAGACAGCTTTACAGATACTGTTAGCGCAAGGATTGACAACTATGTTACACAGACTGATTCTCCAGTACAAGAGGCCAGCCATACAGGGACTGATACTCCAGTACGAGAGGCCAGCCATATAGGGACTGATACTCCAGTACGAGAGGCCAGCCATATAGGGACTGATACTCCAGTACAAGAGGCCAGCCATATAGGGACTGATACTCCAGTACGAGAGGCCAGCCATATAGGGACTGATACTCCAGTACAAGAGGCCAGCCATATAGGGACTGATACTCCAGTACGAGATGCCAGCCATATAGGGACTGATACTCCAGTACGAGAGGCCAGCCATATAGGGACTGATACTCCAGTACGAGAGGCCAGCCATATAGGGACTGATACTCCAGTACGAGAGGCCAGCCATATAGGGACTGATACTCCAGTACGAGAGGCCAGCCATACAGGGACTGATACTCCAGTACGAGATGCCAGCCATACAGGGACTGATACTCCAGTACGAGATGCCAGCCATACAGGGACTGATACTCCAGTACGAGATGCCAGCCATACAGGGACTGATACTCCAGTACGAGATGCCAGCCATACAGGGACTGATACTCCAGTACGAGATGCCAGCCATACAGGGACTGATACTCCAGTACGAGATGCCAGCCATACAGGGACTGATACTCCAGTACGAGATGCCAGCCATACAGGGACTGATACTCCAGTACGAGATGCCAGCCATACAGGGACTGATACTGCAGTACGAGATGCCAGCCATACAGGGACTGATACTGCAGTACGAGATGCCAGCCATACAGGGACTGATACTCCAGTACGAGATGCCAGCCATACAGGGACTGCTACATCTGTATTAGAGATCAGCCATAAAGGGACTGATGTTCCAGTGCGGGAAGCAAGCCGTGGGAATGAGGTATTAAGGACTTATAAATGTGATATGGAGCACTGCATACCTCATTCTGACTCTGTAATGAGTTCCATTCAAAGACTGGAGCAGAGAAGAGACTGTTCATTATGGTGTGAAGAAAATGTGAATATAG
- the IQCC gene encoding IQ domain-containing protein C isoform X1, whose protein sequence is MMAGEEAAARVLQAHIRGFLVRRNLHRVHQEYLDVVREIEGEDIALYPGKWLLSIPQLDRRYKPKPGVQKRKDDPMENLDIIEDVSFIQRTKSERKDSFTDTVSARIDNYVTQTDSPVQEASHTGTDTPVREASHIGTDTPVREASHIGTDTPVQEASHIGTDTPVREASHIGTDTPVQEASHIGTDTPVRDASHIGTDTPVREASHIGTDTPVREASHIGTDTPVREASHIGTDTPVREASHTGTDTPVRDASHTGTDTPVRDASHTGTDTPVRDASHTGTDTPVRDASHTGTDTPVRDASHTGTDTPVRDASHTGTDTPVRDASHTGTDTPVRDASHTGTDTAVRDASHTGTDTAVRDASHTGTDTPVRDASHTGTATSVLEISHKGTDVPVREASRGNEVLRTYKCDMEHCIPHSDSVMSSIQRLEQRRDCSLWCEENVNIEITMKTADELRKHRRHLAMEILWVQQAIASRKNYLMVRRTLGACD, encoded by the exons ATGATGGCGGGGGAAGAAGCCGCTGCGAGAGTCTTGCAG GCACACATCCGTGGTTTTCTGGTCCGTCGGAATCTACACAGAGTGCATCAGGAATATTTGGATGTAGTGCGAGAGATTGAAGGAGAAGACATTGCCCTCTACCCTGGAAAGTGGCTTCTATCAATCCCACAGTTG GATAGAAGATACAAACCAAAGCCTGGTGTGCAGAAAAGGAAGGATGACCCGATGGAGAACCTAGACATAATAGAGGACGTCTCTTTTATTCAGAGAACTAAATCAGAAAGGAAAGACAGCTTTACAGATACTGTTAGCGCAAGGATTGACAACTATGTTACACAGACTGATTCTCCAGTACAAGAGGCCAGCCATACAGGGACTGATACTCCAGTACGAGAGGCCAGCCATATAGGGACTGATACTCCAGTACGAGAGGCCAGCCATATAGGGACTGATACTCCAGTACAAGAGGCCAGCCATATAGGGACTGATACTCCAGTACGAGAGGCCAGCCATATAGGGACTGATACTCCAGTACAAGAGGCCAGCCATATAGGGACTGATACTCCAGTACGAGATGCCAGCCATATAGGGACTGATACTCCAGTACGAGAGGCCAGCCATATAGGGACTGATACTCCAGTACGAGAGGCCAGCCATATAGGGACTGATACTCCAGTACGAGAGGCCAGCCATATAGGGACTGATACTCCAGTACGAGAGGCCAGCCATACAGGGACTGATACTCCAGTACGAGATGCCAGCCATACAGGGACTGATACTCCAGTACGAGATGCCAGCCATACAGGGACTGATACTCCAGTACGAGATGCCAGCCATACAGGGACTGATACTCCAGTACGAGATGCCAGCCATACAGGGACTGATACTCCAGTACGAGATGCCAGCCATACAGGGACTGATACTCCAGTACGAGATGCCAGCCATACAGGGACTGATACTCCAGTACGAGATGCCAGCCATACAGGGACTGATACTCCAGTACGAGATGCCAGCCATACAGGGACTGATACTGCAGTACGAGATGCCAGCCATACAGGGACTGATACTGCAGTACGAGATGCCAGCCATACAGGGACTGATACTCCAGTACGAGATGCCAGCCATACAGGGACTGCTACATCTGTATTAGAGATCAGCCATAAAGGGACTGATGTTCCAGTGCGGGAAGCAAGCCGTGGGAATGAGGTATTAAGGACTTATAAATGTGATATGGAGCACTGCATACCTCATTCTGACTCTGTAATGAGTTCCATTCAAAGACTGGAGCAGAGAAGAGACTGTTCATTATGGTGTGAAGAAAATGTGAATATAG